A genome region from Tenebrio molitor chromosome 4, icTenMoli1.1, whole genome shotgun sequence includes the following:
- the LOC138129069 gene encoding endonuclease G, mitochondrial-like yields the protein MWRLLVLCLVLPLIVILGLAGVYITVPCITWRQFDSSIQANLANLPCNYGAGEVIYIGLETGPSACRRFHPKITVCFDRHQHRTYWTSHFLENVRSDCSKSSHRWNSSFFDGVNPEMWYKNNKFDRGHLSPRCDFEGDLERKMTFYYINAAPQNLSLNRGGWKDLEVYARSNATKKVAKVITGTYGTLDTFGGISVPKNFFKILVFCDSSFEIYVGVNYGTRRSANDVCLPVACSWRHAQTREDIMTTQIYCCGYNATLIRSFGLTGKELKIH from the exons ATGTGGCGCCTTCTAGTCTTGTGTCTTGTGCTTCCGTTGATAGTAATTCTTG GCCTGGCGGGTGTATATATCACCGTCCCTTGTATAACCTGGCGCCAATTTGACAGTTCGATCCAAGCAAATCTTGCTAACCTGCCTTGCAACTATGGCGCAGGTGAGGTCATCTACATCGGTCTAGAGACCGGACCCTCCGCCTGCAGACGGTTCCACCCAAAGATCACGGTCTGCTTCGACAGACACCAACACCGAACCTACTGGACTTCCCATTTCTTGGAGAACGTCAGATCTGACTGCTCGAAATCATCCCACAGATGGAACAGCAGTTTCTTTGATGGAGTCAATCCCGAGATGTGGTACAAAAACAATAAGTTTGACAGAGGTCACTTGAGTCCAAGATGCGATTTCGAGGGAGACttggaaagaaaaatgacCTTCTACTACATCAACGCCGCACCCCAAAACTTAAGTCTGAACCGTGGCGGCTGGAAAGATCTGGAGGTCTACGCGAGGAGCAATGCCACCAAGAAGGTGGCCAAAGTGATCACTGGAACTTACGGTACTCTGGACACTTTTGGTGGAATCAGTGTTCCtaagaattttttcaaaattcttgtCTTTTGCGACAGTTCTTTCGAAATTTACGTCGGTGTGAATTATGGCACCAGACGTAGTGCTAATGATGTTTGTCTTCCTGTTGCGTGCTCATGGCGCCACGCTCAGACCAGGGAAGATATCATGACCACACAAATTTACTGTTGTGGATATAATGCTACACTCATCAGAAGCTTTGGTTTAACCGGAAAAGAACTCAAAATTCATTGA
- the LOC138129209 gene encoding uncharacterized protein: MCRLRLELFYFFIIFGSVTACSPPRMNMGKREIRYENFVKMARTSCNRGQGQIIQFGLMMDQFVPKLKACLDPAHRRPFWIQHYLGQRGSCVDDSNATFSWPKDFFERLNPEQDGEVFSGFGNNQLSPICDFDVDESVMGLFYVNADSEGKVLDEGNWKALERELRDVVNKSEENLVKVITGAVGNSFLAKDKFAYPKYFFKVVVHKSGEKEVYIGDSFSEGDETVCENVVSDCGWADRSKGRIYCCGLDDQLLSQLGLEPDDLLF, translated from the exons ATGTGTCGTTTACGCCTTGAATTATtctacttttttattatttttg ggaGTGTGACAGCTTGCAGTCCTCCCCGTATGAACATGGGAAAGCGAGAAATAAGGTAcgaaaattttgtcaaaatggcAAGAACCTCGTGCAACAGAGGACAAGGCCAGATCATCCAGTTTGGTTTAATGATGGATCAgtttgtaccaaaactcaaaGCGTGTTTAGATCCTGCTCATAGACGCCCATTTTGGATCCAACACTATTTAGGACAAAGAGGAAGTTGCGTCGACGACTCCAACGCAACATTCTCCTGGCCGAAAGACTTCTTCGAGAGACTAAATCCAGAACAAGATGGCGAAGTTTTTTCGGGTTTCGGGAATAACCAGTTGAGTCCCATATGCGACTTTGATGTTGACGAAAGCGTGATGGGGCTCTTTTATGTAAATGCAGATTCTGAGGGGAAAGTGCTCGATGAAGGGAATTGGAAGGCTTTGGAAAGAGAGTTGAGAGACGTGGTTAATAAGAGCGAGGAGAATTTGGTAAAAGTGATCACAGGAGCTGTCGGAAATTCGTTTTTGGCCAAAGACAAATTCGCTTAtccgaaatatttttttaaagttgttgTCCACAAATCTGGAGAAAAAGAAGTTTACATAGGAGACAGTTTCTCAGAAGGTGACGAAACTGTATGCGAGAATGTTGTTTCTGATTGTGGTTGGGCTGATCGCAGCAAGGGAAGAATTTATTGTTGCGGACTTGACGATCAGCTCTTGAGCCAGTTGGGGTTGGAACCAGATGatcttttgttttga